The genomic DNA GCGATCCGCCGTGACATCGCCCAGGACCCCATCATGGAGGCCGCCTACCGGCAGGGCCTGCCGCACTGGATCCGCGCGGTCGGCGCGGAGGCCGTCGAGCACGACGGCGCGGTCCGCCCGGTACTGCACCCCGACCCGCGCTGGGGCGCCACCGACTGCCGGCTCGTCGGCGAGACCCCCAAGACCCTGGAGAACATGGGCTACACGCGGCTGACGCTGGTCCTGCGCGAGGCCCGCCGCACCCCGTCGGCCAAGGTCCGCAGGCCGGGACGCGGCGCCGGACACCTGAGGGTGGTCCCCGCGGCCGAGTGAGGGCCGACCCGGTCCGGAACGCCCCAACGCCCGGCCCAGTCGGTCGAGTTCGGTCAACGCTCCGCGACGACCAGCACCAACGGCACTCCGTCGCACGGCACCAGCCGCGCTCCCCGCGCATACCCCGCCCGGCCCGCCGCGAGCGCCTCGGCGAAGTCCGGTCCCTTGCTGAGCGAACCGACCAGGTGCCGGGGGTCGGTGGACGCGGCGACCCGGCCGCGCGCGTTCACCAGCCGTGCCGGGCCCGGCAGTTGGTGCAGCATCGGCATCACGGCCGCCTCGAAGTGCCGTAGGTACACGTCCGCCGCGGCCACCCCGGCGAACCGCCCCTCCATCAGGACCGGCGCGGACAGGGTGAGGCTGTACTCGTCCGAGCAGAGGTAGTCGACGTACGGCCCGGCGACCGCCCGCTCCCCGGTGTCGCGGGGCAGCGCGAACCAGTCCCAGTGCGTGTAGTCCGCGTACGCCGAGTGCTCGGGATCGAGGTCGAGCAGCAGCGGCCGGATGCCTCCGTCGGCCGTGGTCTGCCACCACTCCAGCCAGGCCGGTACGTCGCTCAGCAGCCCCGGCGCGGCGACGAAACCTACGCCGGACACCAACTCGTGCCGGGCGAGCCGGAGATGGAGGCCCGGACGGAGTGCGGCGAGGTCGACGGTCGCCGGGCGGCGGCCCCGCGCGGCCACCTTGGCGAGCAGTGCCGTGGTGTCGGCGCGGGTGGCCGCCACGGCGTCGAACACGGACTCCAGAGCCGAGCGGACCCCGGCCGCGACCGACTGCTCGGGTGCCGTGGCCGGCGTTGCCGTCGCGAGGCTCATGCGTGCCCTCCAGCAGACGGGGAGCGGACGCGATGACGGTTACAGGGCCAGCCGCTCGGCGATGAGCCGCGCCGTCGACTCCTGCACGCACCGCTCGGCCAACTCCCTGGCCGAATCGTGGGCCCCATCTTGCACGGCCGAGATTACGGAGCGGTGACGGGCTGCGGCTTCTTCACGATATTCGTCGCTCGCGAGCACGAGACACAGCAGCGCGCCGACCTCGGTCTGCAACGCGACCTGCTCGCGGGTGAGCCGGGCGGACTGCGCGGCGGCGGCGAGCTCGACGTGGAAGCGGCCATACATCCGGCCGCGCGCCGCCGCGTCCGCGGCCTGCGTCAACTCCTTGGCCGTACGCCGTAGTTGGACGAGATCCTCGGGCTCGGTGCGCTGTGCGGCGAGCCGGGCCGCGGTGCCCGACAGGGCCGCCCAGTGGTCGCCGAGGTCGCGCAGTTCCTCGGTGCTCCAGTTGCGCAGCCGGACCTTCAGCCGCTCCTCGCCGGGGACCTCGGGCAGTGACACGAAGCTGCCGCCGCCGCGCCCCCGGCGGGTGGTGACGAGGCCCTGCTGGCGCAGCGCCATCAGCGCCTCCCGCAGGGTCACCGTGGACACACCGAGCTGCCCGGCGAGCTCGCTCTCGCCCGGCAGTTGCTCACCGTCGGAGAGCAGTCCGAGTTCGATGGCGTCCCCGAGCCTGCTGACGACGGCGTCCACCCGCGCCCGGTTGTCGACCGGGGCGAAGACGGCTTTCCGGGCGCCGCCGTTGATGTGCTGCTGCTGGTTCACGGTCACCACCTTGCACGTTGACTCAAGCTTTACCTTAAGGGGGTCTTGAGATTTGAACTATGAATTCATATGTTTACGTGCAACGTTACAGAGCACCAGAAAGGTTCCCGCCCATGGAGGGGATTGCGATCCGGCTGCGGGATCTGCGGAAATCGTTCGGGGAGACCACCGCCGTGGCCGGCGTCGACCTGGAGATCAGGGACGGCGAGTTCTTCTCGATGCTCGGTCCGTCCGGCTCGGGCAAGACGACCGTGCTGCGCATGATCGCCGGCTTCGAGAGCCCCACCGGGGGCACCGTCGAACTCGCCGGCCAGGACGTCACCGGCCTCGCCCCCTTCGAACGGGACGTCCACACCGTCTTCCAGGACTACGCCCTCTTCCCGCACATGACGGTCGAGCAGAACGTCGCCTACGGCCTCAAGGTCCGCAAGGTCCCCAAGGCCGAACGGCTCGTCCGCGCCCGAAAAGCCCTCGCAGAGGTACGACTTGAGAGCTACGGCACCCGCCGCCCCGGCCAGCTCTCCGGCGGCCAGCGGCAACGCGTCGCCCTCGCCCGCGCCCTCGTCGGCCGCCCCCGCGTGCTGCTCCTCGACGAACCGCTCGGCGCCCTCGACCTGAAACTGCGCGAGCAGATGCAGGTCGAACTCAAGGCGCTGCAGCGGGAGGTGGGCATCACCTTCGTCTTCGTCACCCACGACCAGGAGGAAGCCCTGACGATGAGCGACCGCATCGCCGTCTTCGACCAGGGCCGCATCGAACAGGTCGGCACCCCCGCCGAGGTCTACGAACGCCCCGCGACCCCGTTCGTCGCGTCCTTCGTCGGCACCTCCAACCTGCTGGCGGGCGAGTCCGCCCAGCGGGTCGTCGGCACCCCGGGCACCTACAGCATCCGGCCCGAGAAGATCCGCGTCCTCAAGGACTCCGCCCCGGCGGACGACCCGGACCACGAGAGCGCAGCAGGAACCGTCGCCGAGGTCGTCTACCTCGGGGACTCCACCCGCTTCCTCGTCGACCTCGACGCCGGCGGCCGCCTCACCGCACTCCAGCAGAACCTGGAGACCTCCGCCGAGGACGTCGCCGCCTACCGCGGCAGCCGGGTGCGACTGCAATGGCACCGGCGCCACACGGTGCACGTGCCCGACCCCCGCTGACCCCGACCCCGCTCCTCCCACGTCCCTTCACGTATGGAGAACGTCGTGCGCCTCACCCCAACCCTCAAGGCCGTGGCCGCCGTGGCCACGCTCGTGCTGGCCGCCACCGCCTGCGGCTCCTCCGACAGCGGTTCGTCGGGCGGCGGCCTCAACCCCCCTGATCTCAAAGCCCAGTCGAAGCTCGGCAAGAGCGAGGGCGAGGTCAACCTGATCGCCTGGGCCGGCTATGTCGAGGACGGCTCCAACGACCCCAAGGTGAACTGGGTCAGCGACTTCGAGAAGCAGACGGGCTGCCAGGTCAACTCCAAGGTCGCCGCCAGCTCCGACGAGATGGTCAAGCTGATGAAGACCGGTGAGTACGACGCGGTCTCCGCCTCCGGCGACGCCTCCCTGCGCCTCATAGCCTCCGGCGACGCCGCCCCCGTCAACACCGGCCTCGTCGCCAACTACAAGGACATCTTCCCGGACTTGAAGCTCCAGGCCTGGAACTCCGTCAAGGGCAAGGCCTACGGCATCCCGCACGGCCGCGGCGCCAACCTCCTGATGTACAACACCCAGAAGGTCACGCCCGCCCCGACCTCCTGGGCCGCGGTCTTCGACGACGCCTCGACGTACAAGGGCCATGTCACCGCGTACGACTCGCCGATCTACATCGCCGACGCGGCCCTCTATCTCAAGGCCACCAAGCCCGAGCTGAAGATCAAGGACCCCTACGCGCTCGACCAGAAGCAATTCGACGCCGCCGTAGCCCTGTTGAAGAAGCAGAACGCGGACATCGGCGAGTACTGGAGCGACTACCTCAAGGAGATCTCCGCCTTCAAGAGCGGTGACTCCGTCGTCGGCACCACCTGGCAGGTCATCGCCAACCTCACCGCCGACGAGGGCGCCAAGATCAAGGCCTTCGTGCCCAAGGAGGGTTCGACCGGCTGGTCCGACACCTGGATGATCTCCGCCAAGGCCAAGCACCCCAACTGCGCCTACCAGTGGCTCAATTGGATCGTCTCGCCGAAGGTCAACGCCCAGGTCGCCGAGTACTTCGGCGAGGCCCCCGCCAACGCGAAGGCCTGCGAGGAGACCAGCGACAAGAACTTCTGCACCACTTACCATGCCGCCGACACCGCGTACTGGAAGAACATCGCCTTCTGGAACACACCCATCGAGCAGTGCCTCGACGGCCGCACCGACGTCAAGTGCGTGCCGTACGCCAAGTGGGTACAGGCCTGGACCGAGATCAAGGGCTGACACATGTCCTTGCTGAACCGGACCGCGGGGGCGCTCCACCGGCGCCCCCGGCTGCGGCTCTCCCTGCTGCTCACCGCCCCGCTGCTGTGGCTCGCCGTGCTCTATCTCGGCTCGCTGAGCGTGCTGTTCGTCTCCGCGTTCTGGACGACGGACTCCTTCACCTCCGAGGTGGTGAAGGTCTGGTCGACCGACAACTTCCACGAGCTGTTCACGGTGCCCGTGTACCGGCAGGTCATCCTGCGCAGCATCGGTGTCGCGCTCGCCGTCACGGTCCTGTGCGCGGTGATCGCGTTCCCGCTCGCCTTCTACACGGCCCGGGTCGCCAAACCGACGTGGCGCCCGCTGCTTGTGGTCGCCATCCTCACTCCGTTGTGGGCCAGTTACCTCGTCAAGGTGTACGCGTGGCGGCTCATCCTGTCCCAAGGCGGCCTGGCCGACTGGATGTTGAAGCCGTTCGGGCTCAGCGGCCCGGGGTTCGGACTCCCCGCCACCGTCCTCACCCTGACGTACCTCTGGCTGCCCTACATGATCCTGCCGATCCACACCGCGCTGGAGCAGTTGCCCGCCAACCTTCTTGACGCGTCGGCGGACTTGGGCGCGCGCGCCGGGCGGACCTTCCGGTCGGTCGTGCTGCCGATGGTGCTGCCGTCCGTCGCCGCCGGGTCGGTCTTCACCTTCTCGCTCAGCCTCGGCGACTACATCACCGTGCAGATCGTCGGCGGCAAGACCCAGCTCATCGGCAACCTCGTCTACTCCAACATCGAACTCAACCTGCCCATGGCCGCCGCCCTCGGCACCGTCCCGGTCGTCGTCATCGTGGTGTACCTGCTCGCGATGCGCCGCACGGGCGCGTTGAGCAGTCTGTAGAGGAGCCTGTCGTGCAACTCTCCCGTTCCGCGCGCATCGCCCTGCGTGTGGCCGCCGGGTTCGGCTTCGCGGTGATCTACGTCCCGCTCCTGCTCGTCCTCGTCAACTCCCTCAACCCGGACCGCAGCGCGAGCTGGCCGCCGTCCACCCTGACCCTGCACTGGTGGTCCGTCGCCTGGCAGAACTCGGGCGCCCGCGCGGCCCTCTGGGTCTCCGTGAAGGCCGGACTCGGCGCCACCGCCATTGCCCTGGTGCTCGGCACCCTGATCGCCTTCGCGGTCGCCCGGTACCGCTTCTTCGGCCGCGACGCCATCTCCTTCGTCGTCGTCCTGCCGATCGCGCTGCCCGGCATCGTCACGGGCATCGCCCTCAACTCGGCGTTCAGCACGGTACTTGAGCCGCTCGGCGTGGGGCTCGGCCTGTTCACGGTGATCGTCGGACACGCCACGTTCTGCATCGTCGTCGTCTTCAACAACGTCGTCGCCCGGCTCCGGCGCACCTCCGGGTCGTACGAGGAGGCCGCGATGGACCTGGGCGCAGACACCTTCCGCGCCTTCGTCGACGTCACCTTCCCGCTGGTGCGCTCGGCGCTCCTCGCGGGCGGACTGCTCGCGTTCGCGCTGTCCTTCGACGAGATCGTGGTGACCACGTTCACCGCCGGGCCCGGCATCGAGACGCTCCCGATCTGGATCTTCAACAATATGACCCGGCCCCAACAGGCGCCCGTGGTCAACGTGGTGGCGGCGGTGCTCGTCCTGCTCTCCGTCCTCCCGATCTACGTCGCACAACGGCTGTCCGCCGACACGGCCACCGCCAGCCGCGTCTGACGACCTGTCACCCCGACGCGCGGGGTGGCAGGTCGCCCCACTCGCTCCGCTCAGCCCGCGAACTCCCGCATCCACGCCTCGACTTCGTCGGCCGAGCGCGGCAGCCCCGCCGACAGGTTCTCGTAACCGTCCGCCGTCACCAGCAGATCGTCCTCGATCCGGACGCCGATGCCCCGCCACTCCTCCGGGACCGTCAGATCGTCGGGCTGGAAGTACAGGCCCGGCTCGACGGTGAGCACCATGCCCGGTTCGAGGACCCCGTCCACGTACTCCTCGCTCCGCGCCTCGGCGCAGTCGTGGACGTCGAGCCCGAGCATGTGCCCCGTCCCCGCCATCGTGAACCGCCGCTGGAGCGCCAGCTCGTAGGCCCGCTCGGCCGGCCCCTCGATGAAGCCCCACTCCACCAGCCGCCCGGCCAGGGCCCGTTGGGCCGCCTCGTGGAAGTCCCGGTAGTGCGCACCCGGCTTCACCGCCGCCATGCCGGCCTCCTGGGCCTCGAACACCGCGTCGTAGACCTCGCGTTGGACCGGGCTGAACGTGCCGTTGATCGGGAGGGTGCGGGTGACGTCGGCGGTGTAGAGGCTGTGCGTCTCCACGCCCGCGTCCAGCAGCAGGAGTTCACCGGGGCGGACCGGGCCGTCGTTGTCGGTCCAGTGCATGATCGTGGCGTGCTCACCGGCGGCGCAGATCGAGCCGTAGCCGACGTGGTTGCCCTCGACGCGGGCCCGGCGGAAGAACGTGCCCTCGATCCAGCGCTCCGAGGTGGCGACCGCCTGCGACAACTCCCGTACGACATCGGTGAATCCGCGCACCGTGGAGTCGACGGCCCGGCGCATCTCGCCGATCTCCCACGCGTCCTTGACGAGCCGCAGTCCGGAGACGGCCGCCTCGAACACGTCGTCCCGTTCCGCGTCGGTGTCGAGCGCCGCGTCCAGCGCCGGGTCGATGCCACGGACGATGCGGGTGGGGGTCCCGGAGGTCTTCGCCAGGTCCTCGGCGATCGTCCGGATGTCCCGGCAGGGCAGGCCGAGCACCAACGCCGACTCGGTCAGTGTGCGGCGGCGGCCCATCCACAACTCGGCGGTGTAGCCCGTCCAGAACTCGTCGCTGTCCCGGCTGTCGCGGGGGAGCTGGTAGCAGTGCGCGTCGTGGCCGCCGTCGGGGCGGGGCTCCAGGACCAGGGCGCCGTCGCGTGCCTGGTCGCCGGTCAGATGCACATAGCCGGAGTACGGGCGGAACGGGTGGTGGCTGTCGTTGGACCGGATCAAGAGTTTCCCGGACGGCACGACCAGGCGCTCGCCCGGGAAGAGCGCGGACAGCGCGGCACGGCGGCGGGCCGCGTGCGGGGCCTGCTCGGTCGGCTCCAGGTCCGTGCGCTCGGTGTCGGCCCAGCCGGTGCGCATCAGGGCGGACAGCTCGTCGGAGATTCCTCGGTAGAGACCGTTCTTTCGGCCCTTGGCCACGTCGGGCACCTCTTCCGTGTGCGGTGATTCCGGGTGTGCTGACATGCGCGTCGCACCATACCCAGCCAGAGAGACATGTGACATAGTACTGCTGTGAGCAAGCGACTGACCTGCGATGTCGTGGTCGTCGGAGCCGGAACGGTGGGCGCGGCCTGCGCCCTCTACGCGGCCCGGGCGGGCCTCGACGTCGTCATCGTGGACCGCGGCCCGGTCGCGGGCGGCACGACCGGAGCCGGCGAGGGCAACCTGCTCGTCTCCGACAAGGAGCCGGGCCCGGAACTCGACCTGGCCCTCCTCTCCGGCCGCCTGTGGGCGCAACTCGCGGAAGAATTCGGAGAGTTCGTCGAGTACGAGGCGAAGGGCGGCCTCGTCGTGGCCTCCACGCCCGACGGGCTCGCCGCACTGGAGCGCTTCGCCGAGGAGCAGCGCACCGCCGGAGTCGTCGCCGAGCCGGTCACCAAAGACGCCCTGTACGACCTCGAACCCCACCTCGCCCCCGGCCTCCCCGGCGGCGTGCACTACCCGCAGGACTGCCAGGTGATGCCCGCCCTGGCCGCCGCCCACCTCGTGCGGGCCTCGGGCGCCCGCCTGCTCATCGGCCGTACGGTGACGGACGTCCTCCTCAAGACGGACGGCACCGTCGACGGCGTCCGCACGGGCCGGGGCGACATCCTCGCCCCCACGGTCGTCAACGCCGCCGGCACCTGGGGCGGCGAACTCGCCGCCCTCGCCGGAGTCACCCTCCCTGTCCTCCCGCGCCGCGGCTTCGTCCTCGTCACCGAACCGCTGCCGCGCCTGGTCCGCCACAAGGTGTACGCCGCCGATTACGTGGCCGACGTGGCCAGCGACTCGGCCGCCCTGCAGACCTCACCGGTCGTCGAGGGCACGGCCGCTGGACCGGTCCTGATCGGCGCGAGCCGCGAACGCGTCGGCTTCGACCGGACGTTCTCGCTGCCGGTCGTACGGGCGCTGGCGGCGGGCGCGACGAAGCTCTTCCCGTTCCTGTCCGACGTCCGCGCGATGCGCTCCTACCTCGGCTTCCGCCCGTACCTGCCGGACCACCTGCCCGCCATCGGCCCCGACCCCCGCGTCCCCGGCCTCGTCCACGCCTGCGGGCACGAGGGCGCGGGCATCGGACTCGCCACCGGCACAGGGCACTTGATCGCCCAACTGCTGGACGGCCGGACCCCGGACCTCGACCCCGCCCCCTTCCGGCCCGACCGCTTCCCCGAGGAGGAGGACGCATGAGCTCCCCGCTGGACCTCGCCGAGGCCCACCCGGGCCCTGCCTTCACGGTCACCCTCGACGGCCGCGAGATCGAGGCGCTCCCCGGCCAGACCGTCGCCGCCGCACTCTGGGCGGCAGGCGTGACGTCCTGGCGCACCACCCGCGGCGAGGGCCGTCCGCGCGGCGTCTTCTGCGGGATCGGCATCTGCTACGACTGCCTCGTCACCGTCAACGCACGCCCGAACCAACGGGCCTGCCTGGTGCCATTGCACCCGGGGGACGCCATCCGTACGCAGGAGGGGACGGGCCACGATGACTGACCGACCGCACCTCGCCGTGATCGGCGCGGGCCCGGCGGGACTCGCCGCCACCGTCGCCGCCGCGGCACACGGCGTCCGCGTCACCCTGATCGACTCGGCGGCGCGGGCGGGCGGCCAGTTCTACCGGCAGACCGCCGCCGCACTGCACGCCGGACGCCCGCAGGCCCTGCACCACCAGTGGCGGACGTGGGAGCGGCTGCGGGACGGCCTCGAAGCGCATGTGCGGGCAGACCGCACGGTCCACTTGACGGACCATCATGTCTGGCTTGTGGACCGGCAGTTGAACCACTTCACCGTGCACGCCCTCCTCGGTCCCGAACAGGAGACTCCGGTCGAGGTGCGCGCCGATGCCGTCCTCCTCGCCACCGGTGGCTACGAGAAGGTCCTCCCGTTCCCCGGCTGGACCCTCCCCGGAGTCCTCACCGCGGGCGGCGCCCAGGCCATGCTCAAGGGCACCCTCGCCGTCTCCGGACGCACCGCCGTGGTCGCCGGCACCGGCCCGCTCCTCCTTCCCGTGGCAACAGGCCTCGCGGAAGCCGGTGTCGACGTGGCCGCACTGGTCGAGTCCGCCGACCCCAAGGCGTTCCTGCGACGGACCCGCGCGCTCGCCGCGCAGCCCGGCAAGGTGGTCGAGGGCGCCCAGTACGCGGCCCAACTCCTGCGTCACCGCGTCAAGTTGCTCACCCGGCACACCGTCGTCGAGGCGCACGGCGACGAGCGGCTTGAGGCGGTGACGGTCGCCGCGCTCGACACCGACGGGCGCGTCAGGCCCGGCACCGGACGCCGTATCGCCTGCGACACCCTCGCCGTCGGCCACGGCATGCTCCCGCACACGGACCTCGCCGAGACCCTCGGCTGCCGGCTCGACGGACTCGACGTTCAGGTCGACGACGAGCAGCGCACCGACGTCCCCGGCGTCTGGGCGGCCGGCGAGACCACCGGCATCGGCGGCGCGGCCCTCTCCCTCGCCGAGGGCCACATCGCGGGACGCTCCGCCGCCGCACGCCTGCACGGCACCGAACCCGACCCGCGCACCTGGGCGACGGCCGCCAAGTCCCGTACGCGACTGGGGGAGTTCTTCGCCGCCCTCGACACCGTGTACGCGCCGCCCGCCCGTTGGGCCGACCTCGTCACCGACGACACCGTCGTCTGCCGCTGCGAGGAAGTCACCGGGGGAGCGATCCGCGAGGCCGTGGACGGGCTCGGCGCCGGTGACGTACGCACCGTGAAGCTGCTGACGCGGGCCGGGATGGGCTGGTGCCAGGGGCGGATGTGCGAGCCCGCGGTCGCGGGGCTCGCCGGGTGTGAACTCACCGCGTCCCGGCGGCCGTTCGCGCGGCCCGTGCCGCTGGGAGTGCTGGCCCGCGCCGGAGAAGCCGAGTCCGAAGCCGAGTCCGAAGCCGAAGCCGAAGCCGAGTCCGACTGACCGACCGCCCGCCGTTCACCACTGACCGCACCGCCCGTTCGTCGCTCGTCGCCCGTCAGTAAAATGTCACACCCCATTGAGAGGGACTCCGGATGACCATCACCCCGAACCGCCCCTGGCGCGGCGTCCTCGTCGCCACCGCGCTCCCGCTGACCGATCAACTCGCCGTCGACTACGACAAGTTCGCCGAGCACTGCGCCTGGCTGGTCGACAACGGCTGCGACGGTGTCGTGCCGAACGGCTCGCTCGGCGAGTACCAGGTGCTCACCCCCGAGGAGCGCGCCAAGGTCGTCGAGACGGCCGTCGCCGCGATCGGCGGCGCGCGCGTGATGCCCGGTGTCGCCGCCTACGGCTCCGCCGAGTCCCGCCGCTGGGCCGAGCAGGCCCGCGACGCCGGCTGCGCCTCCGTGATGCTGCTGCCGCCCAACGCCTATCGCGCCGACGAGCGTTCGGTCCTCGCGCACTATGCGGAGGTCGCGAAGGCGGGGGTGCCGATCGTGGCGTACAACAACCCCATCGACACCAAGGTCGACCTGGTGCCCGAACTGCTCGCCAAGCTGTACGGCGAGGGGTACATCCACGCCGTCAAGGAGTTCTCCGGCGATGTCCGACGCGCCTACCAGCTCGCCGAACTCGCTCCGGAACTGGACCTGTTGATCGGCGCCGACGACGTGCTGCTGGAGCTCGCGCTCGCGGGTGCGAAGGGCTGGGTGGCCGGTTACCCGAACGCGCTGCCCGCCGCGAGTGTCGAGCTGTACCACGCGGCCGTCGGCGGCGACCTGGCCACGGCGAAGAAGCTGTACGAACAACTGCACCCGCTGCTGCGCTGGGACTCCAAGGTGGAGTTCGTGCAGGCCATCAAGCTGTCCATGGACATCGTCGGCCGGCCCGGCGGCCCGGTGCGTCCGCCGCGTGTCCCGCTGCTGCCCGAGCAGGAGGCCGTCGTGCGCGCCGCCACCGAGAAGGCGGTCGCGGCCGGGCTCGCGTAAGTACCCTCGCACCGGCATCGATCCACCAGGGAGCCCCATGCGCAGCACACTCGTCCTGCATGCCGTCGACTCGCACACCGAGGGCATGCCCACCCGCGTGATCACCGGCGGCATCGGCACCATCCCCGGCGCGACCATGAACGAGCGGCGGCTGTACTTCCGCGAACACCGCGACCACATCCGGCAGTTCCTGATGAACGAGCCGCGCGGCCACTCCGCGATGAGCGGCGCGATCCTGCAGCCGCCCACCCGCCCCGACTGCGACTGGGGCGTCGTCTACATCGAGGTCTCCGGCTATCTGCCGATGTGCGGGCACGGCACGATCGGCGTCGCCACCGTGCTCGTCGAGACGGGCATGGTCGAGGTCGTCGAGCCGGTCACCACCATCCGCCTCGACACCCCGGCGGGACTGGTCGTCGCCGAGGTCGCGGTCGAGAACGGCGCCGCGAAGAACGTCACCCTCAAGAACGTCCCGTCGTTCTCCGTCGCCCTGGACCGCAAGATCACCCTCGCCGACGGGCGGACGGTGACATACGACATGGCGTACGGCGGCAATTTCTACGCCATCCTGCCGCTGGACCAGTTCGGGCTGCCCTTCGACCGGTCCCGCAAGGACGACATCGTCAAGGCGGGCCTGTCCCTCATGGAGGTGATCAACGAGCGGGACGAACCGGTCCACCCCGAGGACCCGTCCATTCGCGGTTGCCATCACGTGCACCTGTACGCGCCCG from Streptomyces sp. NBC_01478 includes the following:
- a CDS encoding dihydrodipicolinate synthase family protein; this encodes MTITPNRPWRGVLVATALPLTDQLAVDYDKFAEHCAWLVDNGCDGVVPNGSLGEYQVLTPEERAKVVETAVAAIGGARVMPGVAAYGSAESRRWAEQARDAGCASVMLLPPNAYRADERSVLAHYAEVAKAGVPIVAYNNPIDTKVDLVPELLAKLYGEGYIHAVKEFSGDVRRAYQLAELAPELDLLIGADDVLLELALAGAKGWVAGYPNALPAASVELYHAAVGGDLATAKKLYEQLHPLLRWDSKVEFVQAIKLSMDIVGRPGGPVRPPRVPLLPEQEAVVRAATEKAVAAGLA
- a CDS encoding proline racemase family protein, with amino-acid sequence MRSTLVLHAVDSHTEGMPTRVITGGIGTIPGATMNERRLYFREHRDHIRQFLMNEPRGHSAMSGAILQPPTRPDCDWGVVYIEVSGYLPMCGHGTIGVATVLVETGMVEVVEPVTTIRLDTPAGLVVAEVAVENGAAKNVTLKNVPSFSVALDRKITLADGRTVTYDMAYGGNFYAILPLDQFGLPFDRSRKDDIVKAGLSLMEVINERDEPVHPEDPSIRGCHHVHLYAPGATARHSRHAMAIHPGWFDRSPCGTGTSARMAQLHARGELPLHTEFVNESFIGTEFTGRLLGTTEVAGVPAVLPSFTGRAWITGTAQYLLDPTDPFPGGFIL